One Megalobrama amblycephala isolate DHTTF-2021 linkage group LG15, ASM1881202v1, whole genome shotgun sequence genomic window, AGTCTCTCTGGAGCCGTGCGGTAATGTGTGCTgcgtaatctaaatgtaatacCGCAGTCTGCTCCTCTCATAAGCTGCCTCCTTTTACACAGGGTTATTATGGGTAATCAGTCCAGCCATTATAGCCCTTCATCACGACTGTGCTGTCGTGAGGTCtttcatcatgtttttttttttttttttttcaaacatgcattatagCCTAAAAGGTAACATTAGTTATATTCTGTTGTCTGTTAATGTATATGGCTGCAAAATGCCAGATGCATTATAGAGAAACATGTCTTTTCagtgaaattatttaaattgctctctattcatcaaataaaggCTTCAGAAGTCTGCTTTTATATGGCAGGATACTTTATAGAGATAGTTCACGATGGTCATGTAGTCAGCTAGTCTGACAATCAACTAGTTGATTTATGAGGTTGATTCAGtgacttaaaattatttaaataaaaaaatggctaTATACTCTGTACTTTTATTATAGTCAGTggcaatttaaaggtgccctagaactttttttaaaagatgtaatataagtctaaggtgtcccctgaatgtgtctgtgaagtttcagctcaaaataccccatagattttttttaattaatttttttaactgcctattttggggcataattagaaatgagccgattcagggtgtgtggccctttaaatctcgtgctccacaccccaagagctcgcacttgccttaaacaacataaaaaaagttcaaacagctaatataaccctcaaaatggatctttacaaagtgttcgtcatgcagcatgtctaatcgcgtaagtacagagtttattttgatgtttacattgattctgaatgagtttgaggctatgctccgtggctaacggctaatgctacactgttggagagatttataaagaatgaagttgtgtttatgcattatacagactgcaagtgtttaaaaatgaaaatagtgacggctcttgtctccgtgaatacagtaataaacgatggtaactaacatttaacagtacattggcaaaacatgctaatgaaacatttagaaagacaatttacaaatatcactaaaaatatcatgttatcatgaatcatgtcagttattattgctccatctgccatttttcactattgtccttgcttgcttacctagtctgttgattcagctgtgcacatccagacgttaatactggctgcccttgtctaatgcctttcataatgttgggaatatgggctggcatatgcaaatattgggggcgtacatattaatgatcccgactgttacgtaacagtcggtgttatgttgagattcgcctgttcttctgaggtcttttaaacaaataagatttatataaaaaggaggaaacagtggagtttgagactcactgtatgtcgtttccatgtactgaactctggTTATTTatctatgctgaggtaaattcaatttttgaatcaagggcacctttaatattttgtttagttttaacaCCACCAACAGGCGCAATCTCACCACTTTTTTTATGTGTCCTCAGAGTGTGCCCATAAATAAGtatcaaatttggtgaaaatatctcatttcgtttAGGAGTTATAGTCATGTATATGTATGAGTACATAAAAAATTACCCATGCATGACTTTGATTGCATTTTTTTGCCACATTTGGGCTGTAATTTCCTACAGTGGTTTTGTTTCGATCGGACTAACAGTTTCAAAGATATTTGTGAATGTTGTTTTAATGCTAAATCGCAACGTTGCACAAACCATAAggcgaaacctagcatgttaGGTATTGTTGGACTCGGCAAGGATCccatgaaaataagtcaactACAAAAGTTGTGAGCATATGAATATTTGATTTCACCACTAGGTGACACTGtcttgaaacttctcaggctccttcagggcattgtgctgatgacccatacacAGTTTTGTAATGATATGTTAATGCGTtcaaaaaatacagcattttgctacaaaatgcaaaatggctGACacccaaaatggctgatatgtaaaattggatatcattcaatTCAGCATGCTGCCctgaatctaacaagaccagttttataattttataatacaggtgtaaacagggtgtaaaacattttgggcctgtccactttcgaccacttccagagatAGTCGAAACCACATTCGatcggattgctttcatagtgtagaCGCTCATGTGGTTAAATGTGTTTGAACAGTGCAAAAGATACTCTCCCCTAATGCatatttgtcccaggaacttttttcccccagacccATTGTTGTCTGCGTCTAAAGTACTGTGAAGATTTGGCAAACCGTTcggaagttataagcaaaaatagccattttttctatctccggaccagtaggtggcactgtgccAAAACGCAGCATGTAGCCTCAGATCATGCTTGtaatgacatgtaccaagtttggtctgaataagCGAAAGCGTTGCATAGATATAGCCTTGCGTCCAATATGGCATGCTCTTCTTCGAATTTGTTTCTGTGTTATCGAGAATGGTTGggtttatcaaaaagcttttgatagcTTTTTGCCAGCATAGTCTGAAGATGTTCTGATTTTGAAAATTGGAGCAACTGTCTaaaaagtagttttttggagggaaaattttcatgacggaaaatgacgtcatagagTGCAATCGAATCGTattgagccaaggaatcagaaACTTTGAACAAGTGGTGGCGCTAGAGAGTTTGATCTAGAGACACCaaatttgttatatttaaagTTTGTACTGTCCTttatcagtgtgccaaatttcataactttcctgaaagcggttctatgggcatTCTAATACATATAAGTATATAAGTTTATATTGAAGAATacacattcaacattacagCAACTAATTACAGCAGAAGCAAAAGTTTGGTCCAGTCACTGGAAGTGGCTTTAATGTCCTCCTCACCTTTACGTGTGGATTTTGACTGGCTGGCAGCTACTGTGGTCAGATCCGCAGGAAGGCCTACATACACTCCTCCATAGTTCCTGCACAACACACATTTAGATTTCAAATCATCCATTACTATTGTCCTGATTCAGCCTCATATTGATGTTTTCATACTAGCAGAGGTTTTGTATACATtatcatgttttcaaaagacTGTCTAACCTTCGTTTCTCATCATCTGGTGAAGGTTCTTCTGTCCTGCATCAAGAGAATAAAGATGAAGCCATCTCTGTGATTGACACATCAGATATCAATACATGCATGTACTTTATCGTATTTTACTATGTCAATGTCCTCTCTGCTCAAAAAGATCAGTCATCAAAACACTTCATACCACAATCAGAAGCAGTTTTCATCTCAAGACCCTGTTGATGGACTCTAGTAAGAGCAAGGTATATTTTGTAAAGCCTGTTCAATAGATTTCAATGCACATTCAATTTTCACAATGCTTTCtgacatactgtttttcacctactatgtagtagggaagtatgcgattttggatgcagctgcAAGAAGGAGGGGCAGTTATATAAGGGCACAAAATAATTTCTCTAATTTCACTATGGAGATTTTAAATAGGATTATACTTATGAAATCTAATCTGAAGCTAAATGGTTTCACTCAGTAAGCGACAGCATATTCGTTTCGGCTTGCGCTGAGAGTGGAAAATCGTTAAATATTTCACACGGTGAGCATTTATTGAACTCCTCTATCTTTTTATAGATGTCAAATGCTAAAAGCACTTCAAAAAGAAGTCACACGCTGATGTCATAACAGAAATCTGCTGTCTAAACACGCTCGGGCGTTTTTCCACTGATGCCACAGTTGCCGTCTGCTGTCTTTGACAGTAAACTGTGAGGTGTCGGGCATTGGGGGGGATGGGTAATGATTGTTGATTGGTTAGCATGAGTTCGGACCCTCAGGGGCCCATGTGCACCACAAAAGCTGCTGAACGGTTAGCTGGAACAGGCCGAGTGATTCTCCCCCTGGATTCTGTGAAATACATCTGTGTGTATATGCTGTGTTGAGCTGTTCTGTACCAGTTGTGCTAATGAATTCAGCTCAGCGCTCCGTATTCGCAGTTTATTCATTTCTGTCGGGTCAGTGGGGGACGTTAGTGGTCGTGACATTCATTCTGCGGCTCAGATTCATGAATATGGTATGTTTGGATATATCATAAATTAAATTACTCACACATCCTTAGCAGCTTCTGGACCTGTAAAAGACAGAGaagtttttaataaaaagtttttaagTCAATATTAAagcaagaaaaaacatttttttcatagtcctacataaatataagtgaaattatatatatatatatacttttaattAATAGTTGTATCCTCAGACAAGAGGTCAACAGGCCTTAAACTGGAGGGCCGTTGAGGTCTCTGCACCTTCAGCTTCAACTCAGTGTTACATAATGCACTAATCACACAAGCCCTGCTGTCAATCAAGGGCGGACATCATTAACACAGAACAGAAAAGCTGAACATCACacaggccctgtttccacctggtattaaagggttagttcacccaaaaatgaaaattctgtcatttattactcaccctgatgttgtcccacacccgtaagaccttcgttcatctacagaacacaaattaagatatttttaataaaatccgaTGTCTtagcgaggcctgcatagacagcaatggtacttcctctctcaagatccataaaggatCTACTAAAGgcactaaatatatatttaattcagttcatgtgagttcagtggttctaccttaatattaaaaagtgacgagaatattttttgtgtgccaaaaaaagtctagtgatggccgatttcaaaacactgct contains:
- the LOC125247791 gene encoding overexpressed in colon carcinoma 1 protein, coding for MIEGAFKGARASHQSRPSLIRPPKQTRKAAKMGCGNSSATSTTAGGPEAAKDVTEEPSPDDEKRRNYGGVYVGLPADLTTVAASQSKSTRKD